In the genome of Pseudomonas sp. P5_109, one region contains:
- a CDS encoding ABC transporter permease, whose protein sequence is MQSTLFWRYFNRCAAWVVLVFLMAPILVIIPLSFNGGSFLSYPLDGLSLRWYQQVFDSPQWLFALKNSLMIGVASMGLATVLGTLAALGLNLADFRMKALLMAVLLSPMIVPTVITAVGIYFLFSTLGLASTYLGMVLAHTALATPFVLIAVNATLQGLDRGLLRAAASLGAGPIRTFYRITLPLILPGVASGAVFAFATSFDEVVVSLLLSGPEQRTLPREMFSGVRENLSPSITAVAFLLTLLSTLFLLTLGWLQRYAVRMAGDSAVSKA, encoded by the coding sequence ATGCAAAGCACTCTGTTTTGGCGCTATTTCAACCGCTGCGCAGCGTGGGTGGTGCTGGTGTTTCTGATGGCGCCCATCCTGGTGATCATTCCGTTGTCTTTCAACGGTGGCAGCTTTCTCAGCTATCCATTGGATGGCTTGTCATTGCGCTGGTATCAGCAGGTGTTTGACTCGCCTCAATGGCTGTTTGCACTCAAGAACAGTTTGATGATCGGGGTCGCCAGTATGGGCCTGGCAACGGTGCTCGGTACGCTGGCTGCGCTGGGACTCAATCTTGCGGACTTTCGCATGAAGGCCCTGTTGATGGCGGTGCTGTTGTCGCCAATGATCGTGCCCACGGTGATCACGGCCGTCGGCATCTACTTTCTGTTCTCCACGCTCGGATTGGCCAGCACTTACCTCGGTATGGTGCTGGCGCATACCGCCTTGGCGACGCCTTTCGTACTGATCGCGGTCAACGCCACGCTGCAAGGGCTTGATCGAGGTTTGCTGCGGGCGGCAGCGAGCCTCGGCGCCGGTCCGATCCGTACGTTTTACCGAATCACCTTGCCGCTGATTCTTCCAGGCGTGGCCAGCGGTGCGGTGTTCGCCTTTGCCACTTCGTTCGATGAGGTGGTGGTGTCATTGCTGCTGTCGGGACCGGAGCAGCGCACTTTGCCCCGAGAGATGTTTTCCGGCGTGCGCGAAAACCTCAGCCCATCTATCACCGCCGTGGCGTTCCTGCTCACGCTGTTGTCGACCCTCTTTCTGCTGACCCTTGGCTGGTTGCAACGCTATGCCGTGCGCATGGCGGGGGACAGTGCGGTTTCCAAGGCTTGA
- a CDS encoding ABC transporter ATP-binding protein encodes MSKNNDAYVRFAGVKKSYDGQNLVVKNLNLNIREGEFMTLLGPSGSGKTTCLMMLAGFETASEGEIYLDGQPISRIATHKRNIGMVFQNYALFPHMSIADNLAFPLQVQRLDKAEIRSRVGRALEMVHLQHLATRKPAQLSGGQQQRVAVARALIFEPKLVLMDEPLGALDKQLREQMQYEIKRLHSQLGITMVYVTHDQGEALTMSDRVAVFNDGVIQQLASPGDLYERPANAFVAQFIGENNQLKGIVQSMQGERCVIAMDTGQQINAMSSPGLKTGQRCCLALRPERVSFLEPGIELSNNFEADVCEVIYHGDHLRTRVRFCGHDDFIIKIPNVQGLVPTLPGHRVRIGWHLQDCHALGV; translated from the coding sequence ATGTCGAAGAATAATGATGCCTACGTCAGGTTCGCTGGCGTGAAAAAAAGCTATGACGGCCAAAACCTGGTGGTCAAGAATCTCAATCTGAATATCCGCGAAGGCGAGTTCATGACGCTGCTCGGCCCCTCAGGTTCAGGTAAAACCACCTGCCTGATGATGCTCGCCGGTTTTGAAACCGCCAGCGAAGGGGAGATCTATCTGGACGGTCAACCGATCAGCCGTATAGCGACGCATAAACGCAACATCGGCATGGTGTTCCAGAACTATGCCTTGTTCCCGCACATGAGCATCGCCGACAACCTGGCGTTTCCCTTGCAGGTCCAGCGTCTGGATAAGGCCGAAATTCGCAGCCGGGTAGGGCGTGCCCTGGAGATGGTGCACCTGCAGCACCTGGCGACACGTAAGCCGGCTCAACTCTCCGGTGGTCAGCAACAGCGAGTGGCAGTGGCACGTGCATTGATCTTCGAGCCCAAGCTGGTGCTGATGGACGAGCCGCTGGGGGCGTTGGACAAACAACTGCGCGAACAGATGCAGTATGAGATCAAGCGTTTGCACAGCCAACTGGGTATCACCATGGTCTATGTCACACACGATCAGGGCGAGGCATTGACCATGTCTGATCGAGTAGCGGTCTTTAACGATGGTGTGATCCAGCAACTGGCCAGTCCGGGCGATCTTTACGAACGCCCCGCGAACGCCTTCGTTGCGCAGTTCATCGGCGAGAACAATCAACTCAAGGGCATCGTTCAGAGCATGCAGGGCGAGCGCTGCGTCATTGCCATGGATACCGGTCAACAGATCAACGCCATGAGCTCACCCGGACTGAAGACCGGGCAGCGTTGTTGCCTGGCGCTGCGTCCAGAGCGGGTCAGCTTTCTCGAGCCGGGGATTGAACTGAGCAACAACTTTGAGGCAGACGTTTGCGAAGTGATCTACCACGGTGACCATCTGCGTACCCGCGTCAGGTTCTGTGGGCACGATGACTTCATCATCAAGATTCCCAATGTTCAAGGGCTGGTTCCCACCTTGCCGGGTCACCGCGTGAGGATCGGCTGGCACCTGCAGGATTGCCATGCGCTTGGCGTCTGA
- a CDS encoding aminotransferase class III-fold pyridoxal phosphate-dependent enzyme, which produces MNSNNNAWLKEHNTVHLMHPMQDPKALHKNRPLIIQSGKGVHITDIDGRRFIDCQGGLWCVNAGYGRREIIDAVTRQMEELAYYSLFPGSTNAPAIALSQKLTEVAAEEGMVKASFGLGGSDAVESALKIARQYWKLEGQPDKVKFISLYNGYHGLNFGGMSACGGNAWKSSYEPLMPGFFQVESPHLYRNPFTNDPEELAEICAQILERQIEMQAPGTIAALIAEPVQGAGGVIVPPASYWPRLRQICDKYDILLIADEVITGLGRSGSLFGSRGWGVKPDIMCLAKGISSGYVPLSATLVNSRVARAWERDAGFTSVYMHGYTYSGHPVSCAAALAAIDIVLDENLAENARVVGDYFLQKLLTLKEKHRAIGDVRGKGLMLAVELVKDRATKEPFGPADAYPLAISEACVSNGVMIRTIVNKLIISPPLTFTKEHVDEVVEVLDRAFVANPW; this is translated from the coding sequence ATGAACAGTAACAACAATGCCTGGCTCAAAGAACACAACACCGTGCACTTGATGCACCCGATGCAAGATCCGAAAGCACTGCATAAAAACCGGCCGTTGATTATCCAGTCCGGTAAGGGCGTACACATTACCGACATCGACGGGCGCCGTTTCATCGACTGTCAGGGTGGGTTGTGGTGCGTCAATGCCGGGTATGGTCGTCGCGAAATCATTGACGCAGTGACCAGGCAGATGGAGGAGCTGGCCTACTATTCGTTGTTCCCGGGCAGCACCAACGCACCGGCCATTGCACTGTCGCAGAAGTTGACGGAAGTGGCCGCCGAGGAAGGCATGGTCAAGGCATCGTTTGGCCTGGGTGGCTCCGATGCAGTGGAAAGCGCACTGAAGATCGCGCGACAGTACTGGAAACTCGAAGGACAACCCGACAAGGTCAAATTCATCTCGCTGTACAACGGCTATCACGGCCTTAATTTTGGCGGCATGTCTGCGTGTGGCGGCAATGCCTGGAAAAGCAGCTACGAACCCTTGATGCCGGGTTTTTTTCAGGTTGAATCACCGCACCTGTACCGCAACCCCTTCACCAACGATCCAGAAGAGCTTGCTGAGATCTGCGCGCAGATACTCGAACGGCAAATCGAAATGCAGGCCCCCGGCACCATTGCCGCGTTGATCGCCGAACCGGTCCAGGGTGCCGGCGGCGTCATCGTGCCCCCTGCGTCCTATTGGCCGCGCTTGCGCCAGATTTGCGACAAGTACGACATTCTGCTGATCGCTGACGAGGTGATTACCGGCCTTGGTCGCAGCGGTTCGTTGTTCGGCTCCCGTGGTTGGGGCGTCAAGCCGGACATCATGTGCCTGGCCAAAGGCATCAGCAGCGGTTACGTGCCGCTGAGCGCAACTCTGGTCAATTCACGTGTCGCCCGTGCCTGGGAGCGAGATGCCGGTTTTACCTCGGTTTACATGCATGGCTACACCTACTCCGGACACCCCGTTTCATGCGCTGCAGCGCTCGCTGCGATCGATATTGTGCTGGATGAAAATCTCGCAGAAAACGCGCGAGTGGTTGGCGACTATTTCCTGCAGAAGCTGCTGACGCTGAAAGAGAAACACCGGGCCATCGGCGATGTGCGAGGCAAAGGGTTGATGCTGGCGGTCGAACTGGTCAAGGATCGTGCGACCAAGGAACCGTTCGGCCCCGCTGATGCGTATCCGTTGGCCATCTCTGAGGCTTGTGTGAGCAATGGCGTGATGATTCGCACCATCGTCAACAAATTGATCATTTCGCCACCGCTGACCTTCACTAAAGAACACGTCGACGAAGTGGTCGAAGTGCTCGATCGCGCGTTTGTTGCCAACCCCTGGTAA
- a CDS encoding malonic semialdehyde reductase, whose translation MNSTLEMANDLRRRLSSLDDASLDLLFREGRSHNGWHARPVSQSLLEELWALAQFAPTSVNCMPARLVFVTSDAGKQRLQPCLSPGNVEKVLSAPVTVIIGFDMDFWQQLPRLFPHADVRDMFRNDPVASEECALRNSCLQAAWLMLAARGLGLDCGPMSGFDSQAVDEAFFAGSTVRSNFLCNLGYGDASKLHQRLPRLSFDEVCTFA comes from the coding sequence ATGAATTCAACGCTGGAAATGGCGAATGACCTTCGCCGACGTTTGTCGAGCCTCGATGACGCCAGTCTCGATCTACTGTTTCGTGAAGGGCGCAGCCACAATGGTTGGCACGCGCGCCCTGTCAGCCAGTCGCTCCTCGAAGAGCTGTGGGCGTTGGCTCAGTTTGCGCCGACCTCAGTTAATTGCATGCCCGCAAGGTTGGTGTTCGTTACCAGTGATGCTGGCAAGCAGCGCTTGCAACCATGTTTGAGCCCAGGCAACGTCGAAAAAGTGCTGAGTGCACCAGTGACCGTGATTATCGGCTTTGACATGGACTTCTGGCAGCAGTTGCCCAGGTTGTTCCCGCATGCGGATGTGCGCGATATGTTTCGCAACGACCCCGTGGCGAGTGAAGAGTGCGCTTTACGCAACAGTTGTCTGCAAGCGGCCTGGTTGATGCTGGCTGCCCGTGGGTTGGGACTGGATTGCGGGCCGATGTCGGGATTCGATAGTCAGGCAGTAGATGAGGCATTTTTTGCCGGTAGTACAGTGCGCAGCAATTTCCTTTGCAACCTTGGATACGGCGATGCAAGCAAGTTGCATCAACGCTTGCCGCGTCTGTCTTTCGATGAGGTTTGTACATTCGCTTGA
- a CDS encoding helix-turn-helix transcriptional regulator has translation MIPGMNEMANLVGGIGNNHFSQDFFSFCHDQLNVDQCTVFSFDQRGNPHCLVAEALHSQARNVTRTLAQEYTEGAFRRDPNITLGQTALTPNQPLLVRCVSPAHIRDQGYRRRFYHDALVRQELALVTSVGDRTLYCSFYRSDEQRDFVHEDSLRLEYLGGFLAQTLSKHTQMLELRHREETPETKPAELSLERRERMYEELRNTLLKAAGGLTQREAQICASIALGYTTMGIGLNLGISINTVATHRKRAYAKLGISCQNELFARYYDNMDGSRNLN, from the coding sequence ATGATCCCCGGCATGAATGAAATGGCAAACCTGGTCGGCGGAATTGGCAACAACCATTTTTCGCAGGATTTCTTCAGTTTTTGCCACGACCAATTGAACGTGGACCAGTGCACCGTATTCAGCTTCGATCAACGGGGTAATCCTCACTGCCTCGTTGCCGAGGCGCTGCACAGCCAGGCCCGCAACGTGACTCGCACCCTCGCACAGGAATATACGGAGGGAGCCTTTCGGCGCGATCCGAATATCACCTTGGGGCAAACCGCCTTGACCCCGAATCAGCCGTTGCTGGTACGTTGCGTTTCACCCGCACATATCCGCGACCAGGGCTACCGTCGGCGCTTTTATCACGACGCACTGGTGCGCCAGGAACTCGCCTTGGTGACGTCAGTCGGTGACCGCACGCTTTACTGCAGTTTTTACCGCAGTGATGAGCAAAGAGACTTTGTTCATGAGGACAGTCTGCGGCTCGAGTATCTGGGCGGCTTCCTCGCGCAGACGTTGAGCAAGCACACGCAAATGCTAGAGCTCAGGCACCGCGAGGAAACACCAGAAACAAAACCGGCAGAATTGAGCCTGGAACGCAGGGAAAGAATGTATGAAGAGTTACGCAACACGTTGCTCAAGGCCGCTGGAGGCCTGACCCAACGCGAAGCGCAGATCTGCGCGTCCATCGCGCTGGGATATACCACCATGGGTATCGGTTTGAATCTCGGGATCTCAATAAATACCGTGGCGACCCATCGTAAACGGGCCTATGCCAAGCTTGGCATTTCCTGCCAGAACGAACTGTTCGCTCGTTATTACGACAACATGGATGGATCACGGAACCTGAACTGA
- a CDS encoding AMP-binding protein — MTVSTSPLPGPLWTVLSDVARHYPDNDALIAEDGRMSYRQLLEQVDNTARAMLGLGLQRGEHIGLLMGNSVQWAVLWYAAASLGLVCVPFNTRFRSEELSYGLDHEDVRALFCVDTFLDKIDFVGMLGDVEPAINTTLPGNNLPLLQHLVVFGQRVPQAGLSEAGFLQLGADVQPAELAAARTQVDPDDTLLIQFTSGTTAFPKGVMLSHASMLGIAKCVAVRMGVRPEDRYFSPRPFYHVAGSTMSLLVALVHGATLVTAATFDPAQALAIMERERCTLTSGNDTMFLMMLAESGFGTHRLCLRGGWAAASPQILHDVVEKMGAKDICNAYGLSEASPNLVFSDYREPLDLRLNGSMTTHNGLDIQVRDPVSGQPVPPDQPGEICARGWSLMKGYYKLPDQTAATLREGWLHTGDLGTLSADGRLLFIGRLKDMFRVGGENVSPLEVEQVLLKHPAIELAQVIGVPDPRLGEVPAAYVTLKQGAVASSEDLIAFCKARCANFKVPRYLCIVEDFESIGMTGSSKIQKNRLRDFAIRQLGLT; from the coding sequence ATGACTGTATCGACTTCCCCGCTGCCCGGTCCCCTTTGGACAGTATTGAGTGACGTTGCCCGGCACTACCCCGACAACGACGCCTTGATTGCCGAAGACGGCCGCATGAGTTATCGCCAGCTTCTTGAGCAGGTAGATAACACGGCTCGCGCCATGCTCGGGCTGGGCCTGCAACGAGGCGAGCATATCGGCCTGCTGATGGGCAACTCCGTGCAATGGGCGGTGCTCTGGTACGCAGCGGCTTCGCTCGGTCTGGTGTGCGTACCGTTCAACACGCGCTTTCGCAGTGAGGAGCTCAGCTACGGCCTGGACCACGAAGATGTTCGCGCACTGTTCTGCGTTGATACCTTCCTCGACAAGATTGACTTCGTCGGCATGCTCGGGGATGTCGAACCGGCGATAAACACCACGCTGCCGGGGAACAATCTGCCGCTCTTGCAGCATCTGGTGGTATTTGGTCAACGCGTACCCCAAGCAGGATTGAGCGAGGCCGGCTTCCTTCAACTCGGCGCCGATGTCCAGCCCGCTGAATTGGCGGCAGCACGCACGCAGGTCGATCCCGACGATACGTTGTTGATCCAGTTCACCTCGGGAACCACCGCTTTTCCGAAAGGGGTCATGCTCAGCCATGCCTCGATGCTCGGGATTGCCAAATGTGTGGCCGTTCGCATGGGCGTGCGCCCGGAGGATCGATACTTCAGTCCACGGCCGTTCTATCATGTGGCCGGCAGCACCATGTCATTGTTGGTCGCGCTGGTTCACGGCGCCACCCTGGTCACCGCCGCGACGTTCGATCCGGCTCAGGCACTGGCGATCATGGAGCGCGAGCGGTGCACCTTGACCTCGGGCAACGACACCATGTTTCTGATGATGCTGGCCGAGTCCGGCTTCGGCACCCATCGTCTGTGCCTTCGCGGCGGCTGGGCGGCTGCCAGCCCGCAGATCCTCCATGACGTCGTCGAGAAGATGGGCGCGAAGGACATTTGCAATGCGTACGGCCTCTCGGAAGCTTCACCGAATCTGGTCTTTTCCGATTACCGTGAACCTCTGGATTTGCGTCTCAATGGTTCCATGACCACCCACAACGGTCTGGACATTCAGGTTCGAGACCCCGTAAGCGGTCAACCAGTGCCGCCAGACCAACCGGGTGAAATTTGCGCGCGCGGCTGGAGCCTGATGAAGGGCTACTACAAGCTGCCCGACCAGACAGCCGCCACCTTGCGCGAGGGCTGGCTGCATACCGGAGACCTTGGCACGCTGTCGGCGGACGGACGCTTGCTGTTCATCGGTCGACTCAAGGATATGTTCCGCGTCGGTGGCGAGAATGTTTCGCCACTGGAAGTCGAACAGGTGCTGCTCAAACACCCCGCTATCGAGTTAGCCCAAGTGATCGGCGTGCCCGACCCGCGACTGGGAGAAGTCCCTGCGGCCTATGTCACCCTCAAGCAGGGTGCCGTCGCCAGCAGCGAAGACTTGATCGCTTTCTGCAAAGCACGCTGTGCCAATTTCAAGGTGCCGCGCTACCTGTGCATTGTCGAAGACTTCGAAAGCATCGGCATGACCGGATCGAGCAAGATCCAGAAAAACCGATTGCGCGACTTTGCCATTCGCCAACTTGGGCTTACCTGA
- a CDS encoding enoyl-CoA hydratase/isomerase family protein yields MTQPDLTTVACLTVAQNIATLTLNRPQARNALNTQLCLELHLAIREVNKRTDIHVLLVRANGPVFCAGADLKERKDMDEDQIRARRIKAFALYAALEDLTIPVIAVVQGPAVGSGCEIASACDFIVASDQASFRYPEARWGTVGATQRLPRIVGRRIAKELMFTGREVSAEEAKSIGLVNQVLPHAEFDNYVHSLAREIASAPTHAIRSAKRTIDKGADDSRFGALAHEILAIEDNLTEGTWRAGMTSFV; encoded by the coding sequence ATGACTCAGCCCGATCTGACCACAGTTGCCTGCCTCACGGTGGCGCAAAACATCGCCACCCTGACCCTCAATCGCCCGCAGGCACGCAACGCCTTGAACACTCAACTGTGCCTTGAATTGCACCTGGCTATCCGGGAAGTCAACAAGCGCACCGATATTCACGTGCTGCTGGTGCGCGCCAATGGACCCGTGTTCTGTGCCGGTGCCGACCTCAAGGAACGCAAGGACATGGATGAAGACCAGATCCGCGCTCGACGCATCAAGGCCTTCGCCCTGTATGCCGCACTGGAAGACCTGACGATACCGGTGATTGCGGTAGTCCAGGGCCCGGCTGTGGGCTCCGGCTGCGAAATTGCCAGCGCCTGCGACTTCATCGTCGCCAGTGACCAAGCCAGCTTCCGCTACCCGGAGGCACGCTGGGGCACCGTCGGCGCCACACAACGGCTGCCACGCATCGTTGGCAGGCGCATCGCAAAAGAACTGATGTTCACCGGGCGTGAAGTCAGTGCCGAGGAAGCCAAGTCCATTGGCCTGGTCAATCAGGTGCTGCCTCACGCTGAGTTCGACAACTATGTCCATAGCTTGGCACGGGAGATCGCCTCGGCTCCCACTCATGCCATCCGCAGTGCCAAACGCACCATCGACAAGGGCGCCGATGACAGTCGCTTTGGCGCCCTGGCCCACGAGATCCTCGCCATCGAGGACAACCTGACCGAAGGCACCTGGCGTGCCGGCATGACATCTTTCGTCTGA
- a CDS encoding CaiB/BaiF CoA transferase family protein, whose translation MKPLEGVTVVELARVLACPFAGMILAELGARVIKVEQPVDGDETRGYEPFVRQADDNVDYLDEDAQAEALGRERSAYFYAFNRSKESITVNLRTIEGQEIVRKLAGEADVILENFPVGTLKRYGLDWPVLKALNPRLLYVSCTGFGQTGPYASRKGYDTVFQAMSGIMSLTGEKDGGPVKPGIPVSDLSSGLWIALGIVSMLQGRQKEGTGAYLDFSMLDGQISLLALAAARYFALDEVPERLGTEHPGRVPSASFRCADGGYVHITGADQHWHPLCALLGLESLGSDPRLQHNSGRVLHRDEVMAMLTDAIALLTRDQLCAACDAAGVPAGPLKTLDEVVVDPHLRARGVFADFEHPESGRFPAIQLPFQFNGYDNPTANRPPLLGEHTDKVLQDLGYNSQDINALHRSGAV comes from the coding sequence ATGAAACCCTTGGAAGGTGTAACGGTTGTGGAGTTGGCGCGCGTCCTGGCTTGCCCCTTTGCCGGGATGATTCTCGCTGAACTTGGCGCCCGGGTGATCAAGGTCGAACAACCCGTCGATGGTGACGAGACCCGAGGCTATGAGCCTTTTGTGCGTCAGGCTGACGACAACGTTGATTACCTCGACGAGGATGCACAGGCCGAAGCGCTGGGGCGTGAACGCAGTGCCTATTTCTATGCTTTCAATCGCAGTAAAGAATCGATCACGGTCAATCTGCGCACAATCGAAGGCCAGGAAATAGTCCGCAAACTGGCCGGCGAAGCCGACGTGATCCTGGAGAATTTCCCGGTCGGTACACTCAAGCGATACGGCCTGGACTGGCCAGTGCTCAAAGCACTCAACCCGCGCCTGCTTTACGTCTCCTGCACCGGGTTTGGCCAGACTGGACCATATGCCAGTCGCAAGGGTTACGACACCGTGTTTCAGGCCATGAGCGGAATCATGAGTCTCACCGGCGAGAAAGATGGCGGCCCGGTGAAACCCGGAATTCCGGTCTCAGACCTCAGCTCCGGGTTGTGGATCGCACTGGGCATCGTGTCCATGCTTCAGGGCAGGCAAAAAGAAGGCACGGGCGCCTACCTTGATTTCTCCATGCTGGACGGCCAAATCAGTCTGCTGGCCTTGGCGGCCGCCCGTTACTTTGCGCTGGATGAAGTGCCTGAGCGTCTCGGCACCGAGCACCCTGGCCGTGTCCCGTCGGCCAGTTTCCGATGTGCCGATGGCGGTTATGTACACATTACCGGGGCCGATCAGCACTGGCATCCACTCTGCGCTCTGCTTGGTCTGGAATCGTTGGGATCTGATCCGCGCCTGCAACACAACAGTGGCCGTGTATTGCACCGCGATGAAGTGATGGCGATGTTGACGGACGCCATCGCCCTGCTGACCCGAGATCAACTCTGCGCTGCCTGTGACGCGGCGGGTGTACCTGCCGGGCCGCTGAAAACCCTGGACGAGGTAGTCGTCGACCCGCACTTGCGTGCACGCGGTGTGTTTGCCGACTTCGAACATCCTGAGAGCGGGCGCTTCCCGGCCATTCAATTGCCATTTCAGTTCAATGGTTACGACAACCCCACGGCAAACCGCCCGCCTTTGCTGGGCGAACACACCGACAAAGTGCTGCAAGACCTTGGCTACAACTCGCAAGACATCAACGCCTTGCATCGCTCCGGAGCGGTATAA